The bacterium DNA window AAAGAGGATTTTTGTGCCGGAACTGAATAAGACCTTTATTTTAAACATTTCCACAAAAGGCCTGAAAACCATAAACAAAAAAGGCGCTTACGCGACACTAAAAGAAGCCGGCGTGATTTAGAGCATGTTTGAAAATTTAAATCGGAAAGTTAAAGAAACGGCCGAGGCCGTTTTTTGTTTGCTTGAAGAATTAGTGTATATTATTGGGAGAAGAAAGGCCAAAAATGAGTTTACTGAATGACTCCCTGTCCTTTATAAAGGACTTCATCGGACCGATGCTTCGGCTAAAACGAAAAGTTTTCTTCCCCGGTATTCGCCGGCGGGAAACACTTGCCGAGCATATCATAGGGCTTCTGTACTTCGCGGAATTTTTTGTGAGAAGAGAAAAGCTTGACTTGGATATCCACAAAATTCGCGAGTATATTCTGGCCCACGACATGCAGGAGCCGTTTACTCCACACGCTCAAAACACCGGCTTTGACATTTGCAGATTCGGCGCGCCACCTGCTCTTATAAGGGACAAAAAAAGAGTAGAGAGACAGGCACTTATGCTTATCTGTCGGCAATTCAAGGAACTCGACGCAATGACTGACAGTAATCATAAGTACGAGGAGCAAGACGACGATGAAAGCCGTTTCGTCAAAGCTCTGGACGCTCTTCTTCCGATGTTAAACATCGTCTTGGACAAAGGAAGAACTAATCATGTTGACAATATCACTTTTCAACAGTGGCGCACCGACCGAGAGTGGCGGATAAAACAAAGTCCGCCACTCTGGAAGTGTTACAAAGAGGAAGTGCTTCCTCTTATCGTCAAGAATGAGCGTGAGCTTTTTGCGCGGGAAACAGCGCAACAAAAGCTCCCTCTTTAGTTATTGACTGTTGGCGAATAACTCGCCAAATCCTTCGCCTTTCGTGGCGAAGGATTTTTATTTTTTTAATTTGATTTTATTACCGTCTGAAGTAAAAGTGATTCTTCCTTTATCGTATGTTCCGAGAATGGGAATGCCGAATTTCTCAAAAATTGAAACGACTTCGTCGTGCGGGTGACCGTAGCGATTGTTTTCTCCAGCAGAAATAACCGCGAACAAAGGAGAGGCAAAGCCCACAAAAGTTTCAGAAGAAGATGTCCGTGAACCGTGGTGGCCCGCTTTCAAAACATCAACGTCCACGCTTTGAGGCGACAGAGCCGTGACATAATCCTCTATCGCTTTAGACGCGTCTCCTGTCAGAAGAAAAGAAGTTTCTCCGTGTGTCAGGCGAGTAATTACGGAAGCATCATTGGCAGATCCTCCGGACGACAAATCTCGGTCGGGAAACAATACGGTCAAATAGGTTTCTTTATCTAAAACAATTTTCATTCCGCGCCGCGCCGTAAGGCGCGGTGCTTCTTTTTCCGCCAATTCATTGTATGTTTCGTAGACACCCGTTTCCGCGCCGACTCCCGACTCAAGAATAAGTCCGATGTTGAAACGTCTGAAAACTTCCGGAAAACCCCCGATATGGTCGGTATCAGGGTGAGTGGCAATCACAACATCAATACTTCTGTCGTAAAAAGGCAAGACACCTCCGAGTTCTCTCAAAACCGCTCCGGTACCTCCGGCATCAACAAGCGCCTGTCTTCCGTTGGGCGCTTG harbors:
- a CDS encoding bL28 family ribosomal protein, yielding MAKICPITQKTSKVRGGYSNRTRATQFNPTGKRRSYANLQKKRIFVPELNKTFILNISTKGLKTINKKGAYATLKEAGVI
- a CDS encoding HD domain-containing protein; the protein is MSLLNDSLSFIKDFIGPMLRLKRKVFFPGIRRRETLAEHIIGLLYFAEFFVRREKLDLDIHKIREYILAHDMQEPFTPHAQNTGFDICRFGAPPALIRDKKRVERQALMLICRQFKELDAMTDSNHKYEEQDDDESRFVKALDALLPMLNIVLDKGRTNHVDNITFQQWRTDREWRIKQSPPLWKCYKEEVLPLIVKNERELFARETAQQKLPL
- a CDS encoding MBL fold metallo-hydrolase, with translation MNSSDENRMKKFFIFLPLIIIAVLFVANVFIWLSALRGENGALTVSFLNVGQGDAVFIQAPNGRQALVDAGGTGAVLRELGGVLPFYDRSIDVVIATHPDTDHIGGFPEVFRRFNIGLILESGVGAETGVYETYNELAEKEAPRLTARRGMKIVLDKETYLTVLFPDRDLSSGGSANDASVITRLTHGETSFLLTGDASKAIEDYVTALSPQSVDVDVLKAGHHGSRTSSSETFVGFASPLFAVISAGENNRYGHPHDEVVSIFEKFGIPILGTYDKGRITFTSDGNKIKLKK